GCATAACATTGGCGGGGCTGAAGAAATGCATCCCAAGCACGTCCTCGGGGCGCTTCGTTGCGGCGGCGATTTCGTTGATGTCGAGCGTCGAGGTGTTGCTCGCGAGCAAGGCGCCTTGCTTGGCGAGGCGATCGATCTCGGCGAACACACGGCGTTTGAGATCCATCTCCTCAAACACCGCCTCGATCACGAGATCGCCCTCGGCGACGGCGCCGAAATCGATCGTGCCGGAAATCTGCGCCATGCGTTTGTCCATCTCGGCCTGGCTCAGGCTGCCGCGCGAAATCGCGATGCGGTAATTCTCGGCGACCCGGTCGAGCCCGCGGGTTAGCGCCGCCTGCTCGGTTTCGATCACCCGCACCGGGATCCCGGCATTGGCGAAACACATGGCGATGCCGCCGCCCATCGTGCCGGCGCCGATGACGACGGCGCGGGCGATCGGCTTTTCCTTGGTGTCGGCCGGCATGTCGGGGAGCTTCGCGGCCTCGCGCTCGGCGAAAAAAACGTGCCGCTGGGCTTTCGATTCGGGGCTCCCAAGCAGGCCCATGAACAGCGCCAGTTCCTTTTTCTGCCCCTCCTCGAAAGGCATGGTGACAGCGGCGCGCACGGCGTCGACACAGGCTTTCGGCGCCGGCAGACCGCGGAGACGCTGGAGCTGCTTTGCGACCGCGCGGTCGATGACGCTGGGATCGGCCTTGGCGGCGGCGAGCTTGTCGTCGCGATCGCGCACGCGCGGTGGTTTTCCCCCGGCCTTCATCACCTCGCGGGTGAAATCGAGGGCGGCGGCGCGGAAATCCCCCTCCAAAACGGCGTCGAGCGCGCCCATGGCCAAGGCTTTTGCCGCCGGCACCGGATCGCCGCTGACGATGATCTGTGCCGCAGCCTCCGCGCCGACCAGGCGCGGCAGGCGCTGGGTGCCGCCCGCGCCGGGCAGCAGACCGAGCTTGACCTCCGGCAGGCCGACGCGTGATCCGGGTGCGGCGACGCGATAATGGCAGCCGAGCGCCAGCTCAAAACCGCCACCGAGCGCCAGCCCGCTGATCGCGGCGATCACCGGCTTTGCCATCGCATCGAGGAGCGCGACGACATCGATCAGGCTCGGCGGCTGGCGCGGCGTGCCGAATTCGCTGATATCGGCGCCGGCGGAAAAGGCGCGCGCGGTGCCAATCAGCATCACCGCCTTCACCGCATCACTGTCACGGGCTTTTTCGATGGCGGCGACGAGACCGCTCCGGAGCGCGTGGCTCAGCGCATTCACCGGCGGATTATCCATCGCAATGATCGCGATCGCGCCGCCGTCTGTGGTTTCGTAATTCACCACCGCATTGATATTGCCCATGATCATTTCCTCCGCCGTTCGATCTTGTCACACTTCTAGCCATTCCTGGCGAATTTTCGCATTCGCCGAAAATTCCGCCGCCGTGCCCTCAAACACGATGCTGCCATGACCCATGATATAGAGCCGTTGCGCGAGTTCGAGGGCGATCGCGAGTTTCTGTTCGACGAGCAGGATCGTCACCCCGCGGCGCGCCACCTCGGCGAGGAGATCGCGCACCCGCGCGACCATCATCGGCGCCAGCCCCTCGGTCGGTTCATCGACCATGATCAGGCGCGGATTGCCCATCAGGGTGCGGCAGATGGTAAGCATCTGCTGCTCGCCGCCCGAAAGCGCGCCGGCCGGCGCCGCCGCGCGCTCGCCAAGGCGCGGGAACAAAGCATAGGCGTCGGCCAGCGCAAAGGCCGCTTGGCCTCGATGCACGCCGCGCTTCTCGCCGAGCAGCAGGTTTTCGGCGACCGTGAGATCGGGGAAAATGGCGCGATCCTCGGGGACATAGCCGAGCCCGCGGCGGGCGATCTCATGGGGCGCGAGGGTGCTGATGTCCTCGCCCTTGAAGCGGATCGCGCCGGCGCGCGTAACCCCGCCCATGATCGCCTTCAGCGTCGTCGAGCGGCCGGCACCATTGCGCCCGAGCAGGGCGACGATCTCGCCCTCGCCGATCGCAAGCGTAACCCCGCGCAGAACCTGGCTCTTGCCGTACCAGGCGTCGAGGTCGCGGATCTCGAGCATCATGTCAGAACCTCCGCCGCGGCGCCAAGATAGGCGGCGCGCACCCGCGCATCGCCGCGCACCGTCTCCGGCGGGCCGGAGGCGATCACCCCGCCATCGGCGAGCACGGTGATGGCATCGGCGAGGTCGAACACGACGGAGAGATCATGCTCGATCATCACCAGCGTGCGCCCGGCGGAAAGCCGGCGCAGCAGCGCGACGGCGCGTTCGGTTTCGGCGCGGCTCATGCCGGCGGTCGGCTCGTCGAGCAGGATGGTATGCGCGCCGCCGACGAGGGCGAGGCCGATCTCGAGCGCCCGCTGCTCGGCGTAGGCGAGCGCGCCGGCGGCAACGTCGCGCCGCGGGCCGAGATCGAGAAGCGCCAGCATCTCCTCGATGCGCGCGGTAAGGTCGGCGAACCCGTCGATCCGGCGCCAGAAGGCATGGCCGCAGCCGGAGACGCGCATGCCGGCGATGCGCAGATTCTCGAACACCGAAAGCCGCGGAAACAGGCTCGTCACCTGAAAACTGCGGGCAAGGCCGCGGCGGAAAATCGCGTGCGGCGAAAGCCCGGTGATGTCCTCGCCCGCGAGCCAAACGCTGCCGCGATCGAGCCGGAGGCGGCCAGTGATGAGATGAAATAGCGTCGATTTGCCGGCACCGTTGGGGCCGATGATGGCATGGCGGGTGCCGGCCGGAATGTCGAGCGAGACATCGCGCAGGATCGAGGTCGCGCCAAAGCTTTTATAAAGCCCGCGGAGCGAGAGGGCGGGCTCGCTCATGAAACGCCCCTCGCCGCGTGCGCCGCCGCCTCCTGCCAGGCGGCGCGCGCCGGCGGCGCAAGGCGGCGGAGAAGAACGGCGCCGAGGAGGAACAGAGCCAGCGGGATCAGCCATTGCGCGGGTTCCGTCGGCTGAATGGCGAGGCCGAACAGGCGCCCGGCCTTGGCCCCGCCGCGCACGGCTTGCAACCGGTAGGCGAGTTCGGCAAGCCCCACCACCCCCGCAAGCGTCAGCGCCATCGCCGGCAATAGCGCGAGATAAGGGCCGAGCAACCGCGCACCAACGCCGGCACGCAGGATCGGCGCATGGCTTTGGATGATCCCGGAAATCCCCCCCGGCGCCCAGAGCACCATGGTAACGAAGATCAGCCCGGAATAGAGCTGCCAGGCGTCCGTCACGGTGCCGAGCGCGACCTGCAGCAGCGTCACCACCACGGCGCCGATCACCGGCCCAGAAAATGTTCCGACGCCGCCGATATAGGTCATCAGCAAGACCGCCCCCGAGGCCGCCGAGCCGATATTGGAGACGGTCATGATCTCGTCGTTCAGCGCCTGCATCCCGCCCGCGACCCCGGCGAAGATCCCGGCGAGGAGAAAGGTTAGAAACCGGATGCGCGCCGGGTCGTAGCCGAGAAAATCGACCCTGAGCGGATTGTCGCGAACGGCATTGGCGAGCCGCCCGAGCGGCGTCCTCGTCACCCCCCACATCAGCGCCGCGGCGATCACGGCCCAAGCCGCGAGCACGTAGTAGATCTGCAAGGCCGAGCCGAAATCAAAGCCGAACAGCGCCGGGCCGCCGGAGCGATCGCCGGAAACCCCCTCCTCGCCGCCAAACCATTGCGGGATCATCACCACCAGGGCGACGGCGAGTTCGGCGATGCCGAGCGTGATCATCGCAAACGAGGTGCCTTCGCGGCGTGTCGCGAGCCAGCCGGCGGGAAGTGCTGCGAGCCCGCCGCCAATAGCGCCAGCGAGCGGCAAAAACACCACCGGGAGCGCCAAGCCACCATCGACCAGCTTCAAGAGATGCAGGCTCGCAAAGCCGCCCAGGCCGAAAAACACCGCATGCCCGAAATCGAGCATCCCCGCCTGGCCGAGCAACATGTTGAAGGAGAGCGCGAAAACGATGGCGATCGCCATGCGGTTGAGGAGCGAGAGGCCAAACCCACTGGTGAGCAGATGCGGCGCGACCAGGGCGATCACGATCGCCGCGCCCCAGAACAGGGCGGCGCCGCGCACGCCGCGGCGCATCCCGCTCTTGCCGGCGCTGGCGATGGCGAGAGGGTCCGCCATCTCAATCCGCCCGCGCGCCCATCAACCCACGCGGATTGAGCGCAAGCAGAAGGACCAGCATGAGATAGGGCACCGCCGGCGCGGCATGGGCGATGGTGAGCTGACCGAGCGCGCCATGCGGGTCGAGCGGCAAGCCGATATGACCGAGCACCGTGCCGAGCGGCGCATCAAGCGTCACTGACGCGGTCTGGACGAACCCGATCGCGAGCGAGGCGATCAAGGCGCCGGGAATCGAACCGAGCCCGCCCATGATGACGACGGCGAAGACGATCGGGCCGAGAGCGTCGGCCATGCCCGGCGTCGTCGTGAAGACATTGCCGCCGATGACGCCGGCGAGCCCGGCGAGCGCGCAGCCGGCGCCGAACACCAACGTAAACACACGCGGCACGTTATGGCCGAGCATCGCCACCATGTCGGGATGGGTCAAGGCGGCGCGGATGACGAGGCCGAGCCGGGTGCGCGCGAGCGCGGCATAGAGCCCGGCAAAGATCGCGACGGAAACCGCCATCATGAACAGCCGATAGGCCTGATACTGAATGCCACCGAGGGTGAAAGCGGGGAAATCGAGCGCCGCCGGCACGCGATAGGGCGCCGCCGTCCGCCCCCAGATCAGCGGCACGATCTCGCCGATGATGAACGCAAGCCCGACGGTGAACAAAAGCTCGGCGAGCTTGCCATGACGATGCACGGCGCGGAGACCATAGCGCTCGACCACGACGCCAAGGACACCGACGAGAAGCGGCGCGATCACCAGCCCCGGCCAGAAGCCGAGCCCGACGCTGATCGTATAGGCGAAATAGGCGCCAAGCATGTAAAAGCTGGCATGGGCGAAGTTCAGGACACCCATCATGCCGACGATCAACGTGAGCCCGCTCGACAGCATGAACAAGAGCAGCCCATACACCAGGCCGTTGAGCAGAACGAGAAGCGTTTCCTGCATCAAAACTGGCCTTGTTCCCGCAGCCGCGCTCAGCCCGGCGCCTTCATCGCGCAGGTGGTCGGCAGGCGCGTCTCCTCGGCGTCGAAGCGCTTGATGGTCTTAAAGCCGAGCGGCACGCCGGGGAACATATGCGGCATGTCCGGCGCCAGGATCGAGACATACATCGGCTGCAGCAATTGATGATTGTCGGCGCGGATCTCTTCGGGGCCGAGCGGTGTGTCGAACTTCATCCCGGACAAGACTTTTCCGACCTTGAGCGGGTCGGAACTGTCGGCCTTCTTCATCGCCGCCGCCAGCGTGTCGATCATGTCGACGACCCGCCAGTAATAGAAATTCTCGTTGTATTTGGCTTTGAACTCGGCCGCCATGCGGTCGATCGCGGGGGCATCGACATTCTCATGCCACTCGCTGATCTGGGCGTCGCCCTTGCCGGCCATGCCGACCGCTTGCACGGTTTCGCGAGCGCCGAGATAATAGGTAAAGAAAGTCGCGGGAAAGCCGGTATCGGCGGCGGCTTTGACGAGCAGCGTGAGATCGGCGCCCCAGGCGCCGGTGACCACCGCATCGGCGCCGGCGGCACGCATCTTGGCGATATAAGGGGTGAAATCGGTCACTTTGCCGAGCGGCACGCGTTCGGTGCCGACAATCGCAAGATCGGCACGTTTGCCGCCGATCATCGCGACCGCCGCTTTTTCCACCGATTGCCCGAAGGAATAATCCTGATTGAAAACATAGACTTTATGGATGTTGGGGCTCGCGACGATATAGTCGGCAAGCGCCTTCATCTTCATGTCACTGTCGGCATCGAAGCGGAAATGCCACCAATTGCATTTCTCGTTGGTGAGCGCGGGATCGACGGCGGCATAGTTGAGATAGAGCACGGCATGCTCGGGATCGCGGCGGTTGTTTTTCGCGGTGGCGTCCGACAACGCGAAGGCGACCGAGGAGCCATTGCCCTGAGTGATGTAGTGGATGCCGTCATCGACCGCCTTGCGGAACATGGTCAGCGACTTTTCCGGGCTCACCTCGTTATCCATCACCACCAATTCGAAGGTGCGGTTGCCGGCGGCGTGGGCGGCATTCACCCGGTCGATGGCGAAGCGGAAATGCTGCTCGCCGAGCCGGCCGGTGGAGGCGAACGGGCCGCTCATCGGGTCGATATAGGCGATCCGCACCACCTCATCGGCGCGCGCGGTCACGGCCGGCCCGGCGAGCAGGGCCCCTGCCGCGACGGTGCCGAGCACAACGGCTTTGGTAAACTTCATCTCCGCCCTCCCTCGTCATTTCTGTTCGTTCGTTGTTTTCAGCCGGTCGCTCGTCGATCGGCCTTGCCAATGAAGCGTCAGCGATCTTCTATGGGGGGACTTTGTCACCGGCCAAGGAGGCCTGTCAATGAACGCCTCTTCACTTATAGGGAAGGAAGATAACGTGATGCACAAAACGTTGCCGCGGCGCGTGGCGAAAGCGGATGCCCGCCGATGAGTTTGCCCCCTTCCCTCGCGGCGCCGCTCGCGCTGCCGGCGATCGCCGCGCCACTCTTCATCATCTCCAATCCCGATCTCGTCATCGCGCAGTGCAAATCCGGTGTCATCGGTGCCTTTCCCTCGCTCAATGCCCGCCCGGCAGAAAAGCTCGGGGAATGGCTCACCCGGATCAAGGCCGAGCTTGCCGCGCATGACGCAATGCTGCCGGAGGTGCGAGCGGCGCCGTTTGCGGTCAATCTCATCGTGCATCGCTCCAATGACCGGCTCGCGCATGATCTCGCGGTCTGTGTCGAGCATCGTGTGCCCATCGTCATCACCTCGCTCGGGGCGCGCGAGGAGGTCAATGCCGCCATTCATTCCTATGGCGGCATCGTTTTGCACGATGTCATCACCAATGCGTTTGCCCGCAAGGCGATCGAGAAGGGGGCGGATGGCTTGATCGCGGTCGCCGCCGGTGCCGGCGGCCATGCCGGGCGCTTGTCACCCTTTGCCTTGGTGCAGGAAATCCGCGCCTGGTTTTCCGGCCCGCTCGCGCTTTCGGGGGCGATCGCGACCGGGGCCGGCGTGCTTGGCGCGCAAGCAATGGGCGCCGATTTCGCCTATATCGGCTCGGCGTTCATCGCGACCGAGGAGGCCAATGCCGCCGAGGCCTATAAAGCGGCGATCGTCGCCGGCGCCGCCGAGGATATCGTCTATACCAATCTCTTCACCGGCGTGCATGGCAATTACCTCCGCGCCAGCATCAGCAATGCCGGGCTCGATCCCGACCATCTGCCCGAATCCGATCCCTCGAAGATGAATTTCGCCTCCGACCGCACCAAAGCGTGGCGGGACATCTGGGGTTCCGGCCAGGGGATCGGGGCGGTGCATGCGGTGGTGCCGGCGGCGGCGTTGATCGCGCGTTTGCGGCGCGAATACGAAGCGGCGCGGGCGCGCCTTTGCCAACATTCTTGAGGGATGATTTGCAAAGGCATTGCCTTTGCTGGGGGTGTAGGGGGCGAAGCCCCCTGCGTTCCTCGTCTTTGCTCAGCTGGCCTCGGCGAGCCGGTTCGCGAGCGTTTCGACGACGTTCGCGAACATGGCGCTGGTCAGCCGGCCGGTTGAGGTATTGTATCGCGAGACGTGGTAGCTGTTGGCGAGCATGAGCCCGTCTGGCAAAGCGTGGATCGCGCCGTGGCGGAATCGGTAGCGCGCCAGCGGCACACCACAGGCTTTGAGGACGGCGGTGTGAGCGACGACGCCGAGCGCCAGCACCGCCTCCAGCCGCATCATGTTTTTCAACTCCGCGACCAGGAATGGGTTGCAGGCGTTGATTTCCGCTGGCTGCGGCAGATTGGCGGGCGGGGCGCAGCGCACGGCGTTGACGATGCGGCAATCGCGGAGTTGAAGCCCGTCATCGGCGCGCGCGTCATAGCGACCTTCGGCGAAGCCGAAGCGGAGCAGCGTCTCATAGAGCAAGATTCCGGCGTAATCGCCGGTGAAGGGACGCCCGGTGCGGTTGGCGCCGCGCAGGCCGGGCGCGAGCCCGACCACGAGCAGTCTCGCATCGCGCGACCCAAAACCGGGGACCGGTGCGTTGAACCAAGCGGGTTCGGCGTCGCGGTTGGCGAGGCGATAGGCGACGAGGCGCGGGCAAAGCGGGCAGTCGCGCCCGGGCTCGGCATCGTCGTCATCGGCCAGCGCTGCCCGGCGCTCGGGCTCAGACATCGTCATGCGGCGCGCCGTCGATGCCGCCATGGCGCCCGGCCGGGCGGGGACGGGGCTCGGTTTGGCGGCGGGTGAATTCCGGCGCGATATCGGCGATTTCGATGAACTGATCGGCCTGGCGGCGAAGCTCATCGGCCACCATTGGCGGGCTGGTGCGGATCGAAGACACCACCGAGACGCGCACCCCGCGGCGCTGCACCGCTTCCACCAGGCGGCGGAAATCGGCATCGCCGCTGAAGAGAACGGCGTGATCGATGCGCGGGCTCAGCTCCAGCATGTCGATCGCAAGCTCGATATCCATGTTGCCCTTGACGCGGCGGCGGCCAGAGGCGTCGGTGAATTCCTTGGCGGGCTTGGTGACCAGGGTATAGCCGTTATAGGCGAGCCAGTCGGTCAGCGGCTTGAGGGGGGAATATTCCTCGGTCTCGAGCAGCGCCGAATAGTAATAGGCGCGGATCATATGCGAGCGGGTGCGGAAGAATTCCAGCAGGCTGCGATAATCGACGTCGAACCCGAGATTGCGCGACACCGAATAGAGGCTGGCGCCGTCGATGAACAGGGCGAGACGCTCGGAGGCGACGAAATCCATGACTTCAAATCCTTTCCGCACTACAATAGGGTATCCCGCCTCGCGGGAGACGATCCGGCTGAATACGATACGCCTTACCGCCCCAAGGGAAAAGAGCGCGCATGCGAATGAGACAAGGGGGTGGCGATGATTTTGGTCGCGATCGGGGCTAATCTGCCGGGTCCGGGCGGCATGGCGCCGCGGCAAACCTGTGAACGCGCGCTCGCCGAGGTTGCGCGGCTGCCGGGATTGACGCTGGTCGCGGCGTCGCCCTGGTATGAGACCGCGCCGGTGCCGCCTTCCGGCCAGCCGCCTTATATCAACGGCGTCGCCCGCCTCGCCGGCGTTATTGCGCCGGAGGCGCTGCTGGCTGCGTTGCAGGCGATCGAGGCGCGGTTCGGGCGTGTCCGCGGCGTCGCCAACGCGGCGCGCACCCTTGATCTCGACATCATCGATCTTGACGGTTTGCGCCGCGCCGCGCCCGACCCGATCTTGCCGCACCCACGCGCCCATGAACGCGGTTTCGTGCTTGCCCCGCTCGCCGATATCGCCCCGGACTGGCGGCACCCGGTTCTTGGCGAGAGTGCGTCGGCGCTGTTGGCGGCCTTGCCGGCGCAGGCGATACGAAGATTGTCGCCGCCGGAAGCCGCGACGAGCATGGCCGCCCCAGGCTTTCGCGGGCACCGGGGCGAGGCCTGATCAGACGGCGCTCTGGACGAGGCCGGCGCTCGCCAGATCGCCACGTGGCGGCAGCGGCGGCGGTGCGGCGGCGCGCTGGGCTTGCAGCCCTTCAATCATGTCGCGATTGACGGCGATCAGCGGATCGAGCGACAAATCCTCGCCCATCGCGCGGGTGCTGTATTGCATCGCCCAGATGCCGAGGTCGGTGAGATTTTGCTTGAGCTCCGCGGGAAGCTGATTGGTTTCCAGCGCCAGATCCTTGACGATCGCAGACCACAGCCGCTGGTTGTGGAACAGCGCGCTGATGCGGGTCTTCGCGTCCGCGGTCTTGGCGTTGGCGAGCATCGCGTTGGCGTTCGAAAAAATCAGGATTTCGTTATCCTGGGGGGTCGCGGTGAAGCGGCGGGCGGTTTCGTACTGCGCGAGATTACGGTTCATGATGGGTTTCCGTCTTCCATTCTGGAACGCGCCAAGAACGGCCGGGCCCTGGGCCCGGCCGCTTGTTCAGGCGTTGGTTACTGGAACAAGTTCAAGAGAACCTGCGGTTGAGCGTTGGCGATCGAGAGCGTGCGGATGGCGAGCTGCTGTTTGGTCTGCAGCGAGTTCAACTGCGCGCTTTCGGAGGCCATGTTGGCATCGATCAAAGCCCCGGAGCCGGTGGTGAGCGAGGTCGAAAGCGAGGAGGAGAAGTTCATCATCCCCGTGACTTCCTGTTGCGTCGCACCAATCTTCGCGGCGATGCCATTCATCGTGCCAATGGCATTCTGGACGATGGTGATCGCCGCCGAGCCGCCGGAGAGGGCGGTTTGGGTGACCCCGGCCTCGTTGGTGCTCGAGCCCGAACTGTAGGCGGTGCTGGCCTTTTCCCAAGCCGAGCCGGTGCTGGAGACGTTATTGCCGGCGATCGTGAGATTGCCGTTGTTGCTGAGCGAGGCAGCGAAGCCGCTCTGCTGGAGCGAGTTGATCAAGGCGCCCACCGCCGCCATCGGCGAGGTGCTGGTGCCCATGATCACGTTGGTCAGATAGTTGGTGCCGCCGCCAGCGTTCGCGCCGAGCGTGTAGCCGCTGGGGGCGGCGCTCGGCGTGGAACCCGTGGTTTGGAACTCGAAGACCCAGTTATTGGTGCCGTTGGAGAGCTGGAGATAATCTCCCGCGGCCGGCGCATAGCTGCTGTTGAAGCTGTACTGAAGCCCACCCGACGTGGAGGAAAGGTTGGTGAGCCCGAGCGCCTGCGTCATCGCGGTACTGCCGCCGAGCTGGTTGCCCACCGTGAGCTGCCCACCGGCATTGATCGTATCCTGGATCACCATGGTGTCCGTGGTGACGCCGGTGGTGCCGGTGGCGGCTAGCAGATTGACCCCGTTGAAGGTCGCGTTGTTAGCGAAATTGTCGATATTCTTGAGGATGTTGTTGATCTGGGTGTTCATCGTCGACGTCGAGATGCCGGTCTGCTGCGCTTGCGTCACGGTATTCTGCAGCGTCGCGAGCTGGCTCGAGATCTGCGAGCCGGCGGCGGCGGCGACCCCGAGCACGGAGTTGCCGAAGGAAAGATTGTCTTGAACCGCAGTCAAGCCGGCGATATTCGCCTGCATGGTCTGCGAGATCGAGTAGACGGCGGGATTGTCGCTCGCGCTGCCGACGAGAAGGCCGCTCGCGATGACGTTCTGCGTGTTGTTCAGGGATTGCTGCGTCGAATCGAGCGATTGCAACGCCGCCAGGGCACCGACATTGGTGTTGATGGAAAACGACATGGGTGTGTCTCCTTTTTGTGAGCTACCCCGGAAGGATCGGCGAAAATGCTTAAGGGAATGTTTATAAAAACGAGGCATTATCCCGCGACATGAGGCACGGTTCGAAAAATCGGCGTCGCGTCGGCGCCAGGCGTGATGTCAGCCCGCCCCGGCCGGGCCGCGGGCGGCGCCCGATCAGGGCGGGCGAGACGCGAGCGGGGAAGGACTGAACGCATGTCGGGAATTTCCGGGCTGCCGATCATCCCGATGTATGAAACCTACATCAAGAACGAAACGAAATACGCGGACGCCGCCGCCAAGGCCAATCCGGCGACCCAGTCGGCGGTGAGCTATTTCCAAAGCGTCGCCTCGACCCTGACCACGCCGCAGGCGCTGCTCAAGAATTACCGCGCGCTGCAAGTGGTGCTCGGCGCGTTCGGGATGAGCGGCTTGATCAACGAACAGGGTAT
This portion of the Acidibrevibacterium fodinaquatile genome encodes:
- a CDS encoding 3-hydroxyacyl-CoA dehydrogenase NAD-binding domain-containing protein, encoding MGNINAVVNYETTDGGAIAIIAMDNPPVNALSHALRSGLVAAIEKARDSDAVKAVMLIGTARAFSAGADISEFGTPRQPPSLIDVVALLDAMAKPVIAAISGLALGGGFELALGCHYRVAAPGSRVGLPEVKLGLLPGAGGTQRLPRLVGAEAAAQIIVSGDPVPAAKALAMGALDAVLEGDFRAAALDFTREVMKAGGKPPRVRDRDDKLAAAKADPSVIDRAVAKQLQRLRGLPAPKACVDAVRAAVTMPFEEGQKKELALFMGLLGSPESKAQRHVFFAEREAAKLPDMPADTKEKPIARAVVIGAGTMGGGIAMCFANAGIPVRVIETEQAALTRGLDRVAENYRIAISRGSLSQAEMDKRMAQISGTIDFGAVAEGDLVIEAVFEEMDLKRRVFAEIDRLAKQGALLASNTSTLDINEIAAATKRPEDVLGMHFFSPANVMRLLEIVRARKTSYAALATALGIGRRIGKVTSVVGVCDGFVGNRMLARRTTQAEMLLLEGALPWDVDAAVLAFGFPMGPFAMGDLAGLDVGWRIRKARGVTAEISDTLCEAGRFGQKTGAGYYRYEKGSRTPMPDPEVEKIILAASEKRGITRRPIGAAEITERMIYPMINEGARILEERMAMRASDIDIIWIYGYGWPVWRGGPMFYADQVGLPQIRDRLAQYAATSPDKTLKPAPLLEKLAASGQGFAALPVQTIAV
- a CDS encoding ABC transporter ATP-binding protein translates to MMLEIRDLDAWYGKSQVLRGVTLAIGEGEIVALLGRNGAGRSTTLKAIMGGVTRAGAIRFKGEDISTLAPHEIARRGLGYVPEDRAIFPDLTVAENLLLGEKRGVHRGQAAFALADAYALFPRLGERAAAPAGALSGGEQQMLTICRTLMGNPRLIMVDEPTEGLAPMMVARVRDLLAEVARRGVTILLVEQKLAIALELAQRLYIMGHGSIVFEGTAAEFSANAKIRQEWLEV
- a CDS encoding ABC transporter ATP-binding protein; amino-acid sequence: MSEPALSLRGLYKSFGATSILRDVSLDIPAGTRHAIIGPNGAGKSTLFHLITGRLRLDRGSVWLAGEDITGLSPHAIFRRGLARSFQVTSLFPRLSVFENLRIAGMRVSGCGHAFWRRIDGFADLTARIEEMLALLDLGPRRDVAAGALAYAEQRALEIGLALVGGAHTILLDEPTAGMSRAETERAVALLRRLSAGRTLVMIEHDLSVVFDLADAITVLADGGVIASGPPETVRGDARVRAAYLGAAAEVLT
- a CDS encoding branched-chain amino acid ABC transporter permease, which translates into the protein MADPLAIASAGKSGMRRGVRGAALFWGAAIVIALVAPHLLTSGFGLSLLNRMAIAIVFALSFNMLLGQAGMLDFGHAVFFGLGGFASLHLLKLVDGGLALPVVFLPLAGAIGGGLAALPAGWLATRREGTSFAMITLGIAELAVALVVMIPQWFGGEEGVSGDRSGGPALFGFDFGSALQIYYVLAAWAVIAAALMWGVTRTPLGRLANAVRDNPLRVDFLGYDPARIRFLTFLLAGIFAGVAGGMQALNDEIMTVSNIGSAASGAVLLMTYIGGVGTFSGPVIGAVVVTLLQVALGTVTDAWQLYSGLIFVTMVLWAPGGISGIIQSHAPILRAGVGARLLGPYLALLPAMALTLAGVVGLAELAYRLQAVRGGAKAGRLFGLAIQPTEPAQWLIPLALFLLGAVLLRRLAPPARAAWQEAAAHAARGVS
- a CDS encoding branched-chain amino acid ABC transporter permease, whose product is MQETLLVLLNGLVYGLLLFMLSSGLTLIVGMMGVLNFAHASFYMLGAYFAYTISVGLGFWPGLVIAPLLVGVLGVVVERYGLRAVHRHGKLAELLFTVGLAFIIGEIVPLIWGRTAAPYRVPAALDFPAFTLGGIQYQAYRLFMMAVSVAIFAGLYAALARTRLGLVIRAALTHPDMVAMLGHNVPRVFTLVFGAGCALAGLAGVIGGNVFTTTPGMADALGPIVFAVVIMGGLGSIPGALIASLAIGFVQTASVTLDAPLGTVLGHIGLPLDPHGALGQLTIAHAAPAVPYLMLVLLLALNPRGLMGARAD
- a CDS encoding branched-chain amino acid ABC transporter substrate-binding protein produces the protein MKFTKAVVLGTVAAGALLAGPAVTARADEVVRIAYIDPMSGPFASTGRLGEQHFRFAIDRVNAAHAAGNRTFELVVMDNEVSPEKSLTMFRKAVDDGIHYITQGNGSSVAFALSDATAKNNRRDPEHAVLYLNYAAVDPALTNEKCNWWHFRFDADSDMKMKALADYIVASPNIHKVYVFNQDYSFGQSVEKAAVAMIGGKRADLAIVGTERVPLGKVTDFTPYIAKMRAAGADAVVTGAWGADLTLLVKAAADTGFPATFFTYYLGARETVQAVGMAGKGDAQISEWHENVDAPAIDRMAAEFKAKYNENFYYWRVVDMIDTLAAAMKKADSSDPLKVGKVLSGMKFDTPLGPEEIRADNHQLLQPMYVSILAPDMPHMFPGVPLGFKTIKRFDAEETRLPTTCAMKAPG
- a CDS encoding NAD(P)H-dependent flavin oxidoreductase, which translates into the protein MSLPPSLAAPLALPAIAAPLFIISNPDLVIAQCKSGVIGAFPSLNARPAEKLGEWLTRIKAELAAHDAMLPEVRAAPFAVNLIVHRSNDRLAHDLAVCVEHRVPIVITSLGAREEVNAAIHSYGGIVLHDVITNAFARKAIEKGADGLIAVAAGAGGHAGRLSPFALVQEIRAWFSGPLALSGAIATGAGVLGAQAMGADFAYIGSAFIATEEANAAEAYKAAIVAGAAEDIVYTNLFTGVHGNYLRASISNAGLDPDHLPESDPSKMNFASDRTKAWRDIWGSGQGIGAVHAVVPAAALIARLRREYEAARARLCQHS
- a CDS encoding uracil-DNA glycosylase gives rise to the protein MTMSEPERRAALADDDDAEPGRDCPLCPRLVAYRLANRDAEPAWFNAPVPGFGSRDARLLVVGLAPGLRGANRTGRPFTGDYAGILLYETLLRFGFAEGRYDARADDGLQLRDCRIVNAVRCAPPANLPQPAEINACNPFLVAELKNMMRLEAVLALGVVAHTAVLKACGVPLARYRFRHGAIHALPDGLMLANSYHVSRYNTSTGRLTSAMFANVVETLANRLAEAS
- a CDS encoding LabA-like NYN domain-containing protein — translated: MDFVASERLALFIDGASLYSVSRNLGFDVDYRSLLEFFRTRSHMIRAYYYSALLETEEYSPLKPLTDWLAYNGYTLVTKPAKEFTDASGRRRVKGNMDIELAIDMLELSPRIDHAVLFSGDADFRRLVEAVQRRGVRVSVVSSIRTSPPMVADELRRQADQFIEIADIAPEFTRRQTEPRPRPAGRHGGIDGAPHDDV
- the folK gene encoding 2-amino-4-hydroxy-6-hydroxymethyldihydropteridine diphosphokinase, which translates into the protein MILVAIGANLPGPGGMAPRQTCERALAEVARLPGLTLVAASPWYETAPVPPSGQPPYINGVARLAGVIAPEALLAALQAIEARFGRVRGVANAARTLDLDIIDLDGLRRAAPDPILPHPRAHERGFVLAPLADIAPDWRHPVLGESASALLAALPAQAIRRLSPPEAATSMAAPGFRGHRGEA
- a CDS encoding flagellar biosynthesis regulator FlaF, translated to MNRNLAQYETARRFTATPQDNEILIFSNANAMLANAKTADAKTRISALFHNQRLWSAIVKDLALETNQLPAELKQNLTDLGIWAMQYSTRAMGEDLSLDPLIAVNRDMIEGLQAQRAAAPPPLPPRGDLASAGLVQSAV